CTTATGGGGACGATTTAATATTGCGTGGGATTTACGTCCGGATGTAAATATTCTATCCGGTATTAATGGAGTTGGAAAAACAACCATTTTGAATCGCTCGGTTAACTATTTAGATTTTCTTACAGGAGAAGTTAAGAGTGATGAGAAAAATGGAGTGCGTGTTTTCTTTGATACTCCTGAAGCTGAATCAATACCCTATAATGTTATCCGCAGTTATGATCGTCCTTTGATAATGGGCGATTTTACAGCACATATGGCAGATAAAAATGTGAAATCTGAACTAGATTGGCAATTATATTTGTTACAACGACGTTATCTTGATTATCAAGTGAATGTAGGTAATCGGATGATTGAAATGCTTGCTAGTGAAGATGAAGACCAGCGTAAAGCTGCTGCGTGTTTATCATATCCTAAAAAGCGTTTTCAAGATATGATTGATCATTTATTTAGTTATACTCGGAAAAAGATAGATAGAAAACGTAACGATATTGCTTTTCATCAAGATGAGGAGTTGCTTTTTTCTTATAAGCTTTCTTCAGGTGAAAAACAAATGTTGCTTATTTTACTTACAACTTTAGTTCAGGACAATAGACATTGTGTCCTTTTTATGGATGAGCCGGAAGCTTCACTACACATTGAGTGGCAACAAAAACTAATAGGTATGGTTAGGGAGTTAAATCCCAATGTCCAGATTATTTTGACTACCCATTCGCCTGCTGTAATCATGGAAGGTTGGTTAGATGCTGTAACAGAGGTTAGTGATATTTCTACTCAGATAGGAAATCAATAAGTATATGGCTAAAACATTAATAGAAAATCTTAGTTCATCTTATTTTAAGGCTGCTAATCAGCTTTATCCTCAAAAGACGAAACATAAGATTGTGGCATATGTTGAAAGCTATGACGATGTTGCTTTCTGGAGAATGGTTTTGGAAGAATTTGAAACGGATGAATATTATTTTGAGGTAATGCTTCCATCGGCTACTTCCTTATCTAAAGGGAAAAAGATGGTGCTTATGAATACCTTGAATGTAGATGAATTAGGCAGCAATATGATCGCTTGTGTAGATAGTGATTATGATTTCCTTTTACAAGGTGCAACAGCTACTTCTCGTAAAATAAATAATAGTAAATATGTTTTTCAAACATATGTTTATGCGATTGAAAATTATTTTTGTTATGCGGATGGTTTACATGAAGTCTGTGTGCAGTCTACTCTGAATGATAAGCGGCTTTTTGATTTTGATGATTTTATGAAGCGATATTCGCAAATTGCTTATCCATTGTTTTTATGGTCTGTGTGGTTTTATCGGCAGCATGATACGCATACTTTCCCTATGAATGATTTCAATTCTTATGTGAGAATACGTAATTTTAATTTCCGACATCCGGAATATACTCTAGAAAAAATGGAAAAAGATGTTTCTGCTAAACTTTCTAAGTTGCAAAGGCATTTCCCTCAATTTGTTGTTAAGGTGGATGATTTGTCGGAGGAGTTAAAATTGTTGGGCTTATTCCCTGAAACGACTTATCTTTATATACAAGGTCATCATATAATGGATAATGTTGTGATGAAATTACTGAATCCTGTTTGCGCAGTGCTTAGGCGTGAACGTGAAGAAGAAATAAAACGCCTGGCTGAGCATGAAGAGCAATATCATAATGAATTGACGAGCTATGAAAATAGTCAAATAAACATAGAAGTAATGCTTCGTAGAAATGGAAAATATAAAGAACTTTATCTTTATAAACAATTGCAGGCAGACGTGAGAGATTTTATAGGTAGCAAATAGTTCTAATTTAATATAAATGATGTCGATATGGCAATAGTAGAAAAAGTGATAGAAGATGGGTTGGATGTGGTTGGTGTTATAAATAACTACTTACGGTCTTTAGGGTTAAATCAACAATGGGCTGATGCTCTAGATCAGTTAATAGCCGGCATCTTATTAATCGGATTAGCTTGGGGAGTTGATTTGCTCTTTCGGAATCTCCTTTTAAACATTGTAAATAAATTAGTGAAAC
This is a stretch of genomic DNA from uncultured Bacteroides sp.. It encodes these proteins:
- a CDS encoding AAA family ATPase, which encodes MDKQANYIKRIEIDNLWGRFNIAWDLRPDVNILSGINGVGKTTILNRSVNYLDFLTGEVKSDEKNGVRVFFDTPEAESIPYNVIRSYDRPLIMGDFTAHMADKNVKSELDWQLYLLQRRYLDYQVNVGNRMIEMLASEDEDQRKAAACLSYPKKRFQDMIDHLFSYTRKKIDRKRNDIAFHQDEELLFSYKLSSGEKQMLLILLTTLVQDNRHCVLFMDEPEASLHIEWQQKLIGMVRELNPNVQIILTTHSPAVIMEGWLDAVTEVSDISTQIGNQ
- a CDS encoding DUF4435 domain-containing protein, whose protein sequence is MAKTLIENLSSSYFKAANQLYPQKTKHKIVAYVESYDDVAFWRMVLEEFETDEYYFEVMLPSATSLSKGKKMVLMNTLNVDELGSNMIACVDSDYDFLLQGATATSRKINNSKYVFQTYVYAIENYFCYADGLHEVCVQSTLNDKRLFDFDDFMKRYSQIAYPLFLWSVWFYRQHDTHTFPMNDFNSYVRIRNFNFRHPEYTLEKMEKDVSAKLSKLQRHFPQFVVKVDDLSEELKLLGLFPETTYLYIQGHHIMDNVVMKLLNPVCAVLRREREEEIKRLAEHEEQYHNELTSYENSQINIEVMLRRNGKYKELYLYKQLQADVRDFIGSK